From Alteromonas sp. RKMC-009, one genomic window encodes:
- a CDS encoding ion transporter, which yields MLRINWDNLRKSHETPWLILDLVMLGLLLVNLAWLLFDALYGTAVIHQQLENLLPGFTGTYDPIHKNFILVDLVFIAIFFVEFCFRWVVSVVRKEHLRWYFFPFLHWYDIVGLIPLGATRIFRFLRIFSILHRLHKFDIIDLNRTAIFRFFRFYYDVFVEELSDRIVVKVLSDAQKDISAGSPLVDDITRQVLAPRRPVLTEWVAGVLNHFGQSISDGHYGEAIREHVRRSVGKAVKSNEQVSTLHYIPVVGKTIESTLESAVTDIVTASIINLLSDIDARKIDHFVEAGLHDYTPVTDDLDKEVLGVINECLELVKAHVAQQRWKTELAEKNRPVPDAGIENQTKGPLE from the coding sequence ATGTTGAGAATTAACTGGGACAACTTACGGAAAAGTCACGAAACGCCCTGGTTAATTCTTGATTTGGTTATGCTGGGTTTATTGCTGGTAAACCTGGCCTGGCTGCTCTTCGATGCCCTCTACGGCACTGCCGTCATCCACCAGCAACTGGAAAATCTGCTGCCTGGATTTACCGGCACCTACGACCCCATCCATAAAAATTTCATTCTTGTCGACCTGGTATTCATTGCCATTTTCTTTGTTGAATTTTGCTTTCGCTGGGTTGTGTCAGTGGTGCGGAAAGAGCATTTGCGCTGGTACTTTTTCCCCTTCCTGCACTGGTACGATATTGTCGGCCTCATTCCTCTCGGGGCAACCCGCATTTTCCGTTTTCTGCGTATTTTTTCGATTTTGCACCGGCTGCATAAATTCGACATCATCGACTTAAACCGTACTGCTATTTTTCGTTTCTTCCGCTTTTATTACGATGTTTTTGTGGAAGAGCTGTCTGACCGCATTGTCGTTAAAGTACTCAGCGATGCACAAAAAGACATTTCTGCAGGGTCACCACTGGTTGACGATATTACCCGTCAGGTGCTCGCCCCCCGCCGCCCTGTTCTGACTGAATGGGTTGCCGGTGTGCTGAATCATTTCGGTCAGTCCATCAGCGACGGACATTATGGTGAAGCGATCCGCGAACACGTCAGACGCTCGGTTGGCAAAGCGGTGAAAAGTAACGAGCAGGTATCGACTCTGCACTATATTCCGGTGGTGGGAAAAACCATTGAAAGCACGCTGGAGTCGGCTGTAACCGACATCGTGACCGCATCCATTATTAACTTACTTTCGGACATCGACGCCCGCAAGATTGATCATTTTGTAGAAGCCGGTTTACACGATTACACGCCGGTCACGGATGATTTGGATAAAGAGGTGCTGGGAGTGATTAACGAGTGTCTGGAGTTGGTGAAAGCCCATGTGGCACAACAGCGCTGGAAAACCGAACTGGCTGAAAAGAACCGGCCGGTGCCTGATGCCGGTATTGAGAACCAAACAAAAGGCCCGTTGGAATAA